The following proteins come from a genomic window of Pirellula staleyi DSM 6068:
- the queA gene encoding tRNA preQ1(34) S-adenosylmethionine ribosyltransferase-isomerase QueA encodes MNELDAYDFELPRDLVAQHPLPHRTDARLLVVDRAKQSIDHHHIRDLPGLLRYGDHLVMNDTRVIPARLVGRREQTGARWSGLFLSADDQGNWQVLGKTRGKLLPGEAILVLSWDLRQSIKLRLLTKLEGGVWVVRPEPLGDPWELLDSVGRVPLPPYIRDGEMIEADSTNYQTVFAKTRGAVAAPTAGLHFTPELLEKVKVAGVLSSHVTLHVGLGTFRPVTAEKLAEHVMHSEFCDVSQPAVETILKTKSRGGRVIAVGTTVARSLESAAAPTGKLEPFSGPTNLFIRPPFTFCVLDGLLTNFHLPRSTLLVLVRTFGGDELIQQAYREAIEERYRFYSYGDAMLIL; translated from the coding sequence ATGAACGAACTCGACGCTTACGATTTTGAATTGCCGCGCGATCTCGTTGCTCAGCATCCGCTTCCTCACCGCACTGATGCGCGCTTGCTGGTCGTTGATCGCGCGAAGCAATCGATCGACCACCATCACATCCGCGATCTGCCAGGACTACTCCGCTACGGCGATCATCTGGTGATGAACGATACCCGCGTGATTCCCGCTCGGCTGGTTGGTCGTCGTGAGCAAACAGGGGCCCGCTGGAGTGGTTTGTTTCTGTCGGCCGACGATCAAGGGAACTGGCAAGTTCTCGGGAAAACACGCGGAAAATTGCTGCCGGGCGAGGCGATTTTGGTCCTGTCGTGGGATCTTCGGCAGTCGATCAAGCTGCGGTTGCTGACCAAGCTGGAGGGTGGTGTGTGGGTGGTTCGACCCGAGCCGCTGGGCGATCCGTGGGAGTTGCTCGACAGCGTGGGGCGCGTTCCGCTGCCGCCCTACATTCGCGACGGCGAAATGATCGAAGCCGATTCGACGAACTACCAAACCGTGTTTGCCAAAACGCGTGGCGCGGTGGCTGCGCCGACGGCAGGTCTGCATTTCACCCCCGAACTGCTCGAAAAAGTGAAAGTGGCGGGGGTACTCAGCAGCCATGTGACACTGCATGTGGGACTCGGCACGTTCCGGCCGGTGACGGCGGAGAAATTGGCCGAACATGTGATGCACAGCGAGTTTTGCGACGTGTCGCAGCCCGCAGTCGAAACCATCCTCAAAACCAAATCACGCGGGGGGAGAGTCATTGCCGTGGGAACCACCGTGGCTCGGTCGCTCGAGTCGGCTGCAGCGCCGACGGGCAAGCTCGAGCCCTTCAGCGGACCCACGAACCTCTTTATTCGCCCCCCGTTTACGTTTTGCGTGCTCGACGGTTTGCTTACGAATTTCCACCTTCCACGCAGCACACTTTTGGTCCTGGTGCGGACGTTCGGCGGGGACGAATTAATCCAGCAAGCCTACCGGGAAGCGATCGAAGAGCGTTACCGCTTCTATAGTTACGGCGATGCGATGCTGATTCTCTAG